In Neorhizobium galegae, the following proteins share a genomic window:
- a CDS encoding YbaB/EbfC family nucleoid-associated protein, producing MRDIMGMMGKVKEMQAKMEQMQAEIAALDVEGTSGGGLVTVRLNGKGDMLGLKIDPSLFKEDDVEILEDLIVAAHKAAKERAEVIAAEKTKELTAGLPIPPGFKMPF from the coding sequence ATGCGCGACATCATGGGCATGATGGGCAAGGTCAAGGAAATGCAGGCCAAGATGGAGCAGATGCAGGCGGAAATCGCCGCTCTCGACGTCGAAGGCACATCCGGCGGCGGGCTGGTGACCGTGCGGCTCAACGGCAAGGGCGACATGCTCGGCCTCAAGATCGATCCGTCCCTGTTCAAGGAAGACGATGTCGAGATCCTCGAAGACCTGATCGTCGCCGCCCACAAGGCCGCCAAGGAGCGCGCCGAGGTGATCGCCGCCGAAAAGACCAAGGAACTGACCGCCGGCCTGCCGATCCCGCCCGGCTTCAAGATGCCGTTCTGA
- a CDS encoding DNA polymerase III subunit gamma/tau, with translation MSDTGPTSPSTPAANPAAGSGYRVLARKYRPKDFSDLMVGQEPMVRTLTNAFETGRIAQAYMLTGVRGVGKTTTARILARALNYKTPDIDKPTIDLRIPGEHCQAIMEGRHVDVIEMDAASHTGIDDIREIIEQVRYRPVSARYKVYIIDEVHMLSTQAFNGLLKTLEEPPEHVKFIFATTEIRKVPITVLSRCQRFDLRRISAADLVGLFTTILEKEGIPAEPEALAMVARAAEGSARDGLSLLDQAIAHGGGQVIAETVRGMLGLADRARIVDLFEHIVRGDVTAALSEFTAQYEAGANPVVVLTDLADFTHLTTRFKYIPDAASDPSISEVERVRGREFAEGVAVSTLSRIWQMLLKGIPEVENSSRPAGAAEMVLIRLTHAAHLPSPEDAARRLADFSNGDGQRAPVPNGSGGGRPVSPPQSPVNARGTEMASPRVPSGGPTAMLQAVPNTTPREMPVGRAEEQPAEKPVPKVPVNSIQDIADLCSKNRDPRLKALLRNFVRLVKIEPGRLEINLSGEAPKTIAGDLKARLEEWTGITWWVTLSNEAGEPTLVESEKSVREAQFTDARADPDVAAILAQFPGARITDVRIRASEEDESETEDLPAPATAESEEGDILPGDDIEL, from the coding sequence ATGAGCGATACCGGGCCCACATCTCCAAGCACTCCCGCAGCCAACCCCGCCGCAGGCAGCGGATACCGGGTGCTCGCCCGCAAATACCGTCCCAAGGATTTTTCGGACCTGATGGTCGGCCAGGAGCCGATGGTCCGGACGCTGACCAACGCGTTCGAGACCGGACGCATCGCCCAGGCCTATATGCTGACCGGCGTTCGCGGGGTCGGCAAAACGACGACCGCCCGCATCCTCGCCCGCGCGCTGAACTACAAGACGCCAGACATCGACAAGCCGACCATCGACCTGCGCATCCCCGGCGAACATTGCCAGGCGATCATGGAAGGCCGGCATGTCGACGTGATCGAGATGGACGCCGCCTCGCATACCGGTATCGACGATATCCGCGAGATCATCGAGCAGGTGCGCTACCGCCCGGTCTCGGCGCGCTACAAAGTCTACATCATCGACGAAGTGCACATGCTCTCGACTCAGGCCTTCAACGGCCTGTTGAAGACGCTCGAAGAGCCGCCGGAACATGTGAAGTTCATCTTCGCGACGACCGAAATCCGCAAGGTTCCGATCACCGTGCTGTCGCGCTGCCAGCGGTTCGACCTGCGCCGAATCAGCGCCGCCGATCTGGTCGGCCTGTTCACGACCATCCTGGAAAAGGAAGGCATTCCGGCCGAACCGGAAGCGCTCGCCATGGTCGCACGTGCGGCGGAAGGCTCGGCGCGCGATGGGCTGTCGCTGCTCGACCAGGCAATTGCGCATGGCGGCGGCCAAGTGATCGCGGAGACCGTGCGCGGCATGCTGGGGCTTGCCGACCGCGCCCGCATCGTCGACCTTTTCGAGCATATCGTGCGCGGCGACGTGACGGCTGCCCTTTCGGAATTCACGGCGCAATACGAGGCCGGCGCCAATCCGGTCGTGGTTTTGACCGACCTTGCCGATTTCACCCATCTGACCACCCGTTTCAAATATATCCCTGACGCCGCCAGCGATCCTTCGATCAGCGAAGTGGAGCGCGTGCGCGGCCGCGAATTTGCCGAAGGCGTCGCGGTGAGTACGCTGTCGCGCATCTGGCAGATGCTCCTGAAGGGCATTCCGGAAGTCGAAAATTCCTCGCGCCCGGCGGGTGCGGCCGAAATGGTGCTGATCCGGCTGACGCACGCGGCCCATCTTCCCTCGCCGGAAGATGCTGCCCGAAGGCTTGCCGATTTCAGCAACGGCGACGGCCAGCGGGCACCGGTTCCGAATGGCAGTGGCGGTGGGCGGCCGGTTTCTCCGCCGCAATCGCCAGTGAATGCGCGCGGCACGGAAATGGCGAGCCCGCGCGTTCCTTCCGGCGGTCCGACCGCGATGCTGCAGGCCGTGCCGAATACGACGCCGCGCGAAATGCCCGTCGGCCGCGCGGAAGAACAGCCAGCCGAAAAACCAGTTCCCAAGGTACCCGTCAATTCGATCCAGGATATCGCCGATCTCTGCTCCAAGAACCGCGATCCGCGGCTGAAGGCGCTGCTGCGCAATTTCGTGCGGCTGGTGAAGATCGAGCCGGGCCGGCTGGAGATCAATCTTTCCGGCGAAGCGCCGAAGACCATTGCCGGCGACCTCAAGGCGCGGCTGGAGGAATGGACCGGGATCACGTGGTGGGTGACGCTCAGCAACGAGGCCGGCGAGCCGACGCTGGTCGAATCCGAAAAGAGCGTGCGGGAAGCGCAGTTCACCGACGCCCGCGCCGATCCGGACGTGGCGGCGATCCTTGCCCAGTTCCCCGGCGCCAGGATCACCGACGTGCGCATTCGCGCCAGCGAAGAGGATGAAAGCGAGACCGAGGACCTGCCGGCACCGGCGACCGCGGAATCCGAAGAGGGCGACATCCTGCCCGGCGACGACATCGAACTATAA
- a CDS encoding HIT family protein, translated as MSEFELDGRITRDSDLVSVLTLCQLRIQNDSRWPWLVMVPQRAGMTEIFDLSPAEQALLSVEVNRVAAALKTVTGATKINVGALGNIVRQLHVHVIARFEGDPNWPGPIWGFGQPVTYEEQQKQDFLNKLVEALS; from the coding sequence TTGAGCGAATTCGAACTGGACGGGAGGATAACCCGCGATTCCGATCTTGTGAGCGTGCTCACCCTCTGCCAGCTCCGCATCCAGAACGACAGCCGCTGGCCCTGGCTGGTCATGGTGCCGCAACGCGCCGGCATGACCGAGATCTTCGATCTTTCGCCCGCCGAACAGGCGCTGCTCTCGGTCGAGGTCAACAGGGTGGCCGCTGCCCTGAAGACGGTGACCGGCGCCACCAAGATCAATGTCGGCGCACTCGGCAATATCGTCCGCCAGCTGCATGTCCATGTCATCGCCCGGTTCGAGGGCGACCCGAACTGGCCCGGCCCGATATGGGGTTTTGGCCAGCCGGTGACATATGAAGAGCAACAAAAGCAAGATTTTCTCAACAAACTGGTTGAAGCCCTTTCATGA
- the nudC gene encoding NAD(+) diphosphatase produces MTATLFDTDSPHPEPSTLTAFSGNKLDRRAEYREDDCVEKALAVEGAHILAFTGSRLILKHDSQILDPLFSPYELAELKPDFDNAVLLGYHETGEPRIAVPMLIPAEELASHYKPTEARALFRDQLIEGELQGEVAQAVALLNWNASNKFCGKCGSPTETRIGGYKRVCTQCQHMTFPRTDPVVIMLTIDVERDRCLLGRSHHFQEGMYSCLAGFVEPGETIEDAVRRETFEESGIETGRVRYHASQPWPMPHSLMIGCYAEAKSTEIRIDPQEMADVRWFERAEAAAMLDAGPDAPLFAPVRGAIAHRLLRDWIEWGEERSGEA; encoded by the coding sequence ATGACCGCGACCCTTTTCGACACCGACTCACCCCATCCCGAACCGAGCACGCTGACGGCTTTTTCCGGCAACAAGCTGGATCGCCGGGCCGAGTACCGTGAGGACGATTGCGTCGAGAAGGCGCTCGCCGTGGAAGGCGCCCATATCCTCGCCTTCACCGGCAGCCGGCTGATCCTGAAGCACGACAGCCAGATCCTCGACCCGCTGTTCTCGCCTTACGAGCTTGCCGAACTGAAGCCGGATTTCGACAACGCCGTGCTGCTCGGTTACCACGAGACCGGCGAGCCGCGCATCGCCGTGCCGATGCTGATCCCGGCGGAAGAACTGGCAAGCCACTACAAGCCGACCGAGGCCCGCGCCCTCTTCCGCGATCAGCTGATCGAAGGCGAGTTGCAAGGCGAGGTCGCCCAGGCGGTGGCACTTCTCAACTGGAATGCCTCCAACAAATTCTGCGGCAAATGCGGCTCGCCAACCGAAACCAGGATCGGCGGCTACAAGCGTGTCTGCACCCAGTGCCAGCACATGACCTTTCCGCGCACCGACCCGGTGGTGATCATGCTCACCATCGACGTGGAGCGCGATCGCTGCCTGCTCGGCCGCAGCCACCATTTCCAGGAGGGCATGTATTCCTGCCTCGCCGGTTTCGTCGAGCCGGGCGAAACGATCGAGGATGCGGTGCGCCGCGAGACCTTCGAGGAATCCGGCATCGAGACCGGCCGGGTGCGCTACCATGCCTCGCAGCCCTGGCCGATGCCGCATTCGCTGATGATCGGCTGTTACGCGGAGGCGAAGTCCACCGAGATCAGGATCGACCCGCAGGAAATGGCCGATGTCCGCTGGTTCGAACGCGCCGAGGCCGCCGCCATGCTCGATGCCGGCCCGGACGCCCCGCTTTTCGCGCCGGTCAGGGGTGCAATCGCCCACCGCCTGCTCCGCGACTGGATCGAGTGGGGTGAGGAGCGGTCAGGCGAAGCCTGA
- a CDS encoding helix-turn-helix transcriptional regulator — MTVARSERLLALLQTLRRYRQPVSGAKLAAETGVSLRTLYRDIASLQAQGAFIEGEAGLGYVLRPGFMLPPMMFSQEEIEALVLGSRWVAKTADPRLAAGAVDALAKIAAVLPPDLKEDLDNSTLLVGTPRRSESGADLALIRRAIRAEHILELAYEDEKGVLTHRKVWPFALGFFDSVRVMIAWCELRQDFRHFRTDRISSAVSTETRYPRRRPVLLKEWREAEGIPPQP; from the coding sequence ATGACCGTCGCCCGCTCCGAGCGCCTGCTGGCTCTTCTCCAGACGCTCCGGCGCTACCGCCAGCCCGTCAGCGGCGCGAAACTCGCCGCCGAGACCGGCGTCAGCCTGCGCACGCTCTATCGCGATATTGCCAGCCTCCAGGCGCAGGGCGCCTTCATCGAAGGCGAGGCGGGCCTCGGCTACGTGCTCAGGCCCGGCTTCATGCTGCCGCCGATGATGTTTTCGCAAGAAGAGATCGAGGCGCTGGTGCTCGGTTCCCGCTGGGTGGCGAAAACCGCCGACCCGCGGCTGGCCGCCGGCGCCGTCGATGCGCTCGCCAAGATCGCCGCCGTCCTGCCGCCGGACCTCAAAGAGGATCTCGACAATTCGACGCTGCTTGTCGGCACGCCGCGGCGAAGCGAGAGCGGAGCCGATCTCGCCCTGATCCGAAGGGCGATCCGCGCCGAACATATCCTCGAACTCGCCTATGAAGACGAAAAAGGAGTGCTGACCCATCGAAAAGTCTGGCCATTCGCCCTCGGCTTCTTCGACAGCGTCCGGGTCATGATCGCCTGGTGCGAGCTTAGGCAGGACTTCCGGCATTTCCGCACCGACCGTATTTCCTCCGCGGTTTCGACCGAAACGCGTTATCCGCGCCGCCGGCCGGTCCTGCTCAAGGAGTGGCGAGAGGCCGAGGGAATTCCGCCCCAGCCATGA
- a CDS encoding VOC family protein, with amino-acid sequence MVHPDFAILFVDNPLASTDFYQSLFGAEPVERTPTFALFVLNTGMKLGLWSRHTAEPSVRGECGGTEICFRHDAAADVDRIYADWSARGLRVLQTPVEMDFGYTFVVTDPDGHRLRVYSMSAD; translated from the coding sequence ATGGTCCATCCCGATTTCGCCATCCTCTTCGTCGACAATCCGCTCGCCAGCACCGATTTCTACCAATCCCTCTTTGGCGCCGAGCCCGTGGAAAGAACCCCGACCTTTGCACTCTTCGTGCTGAACACCGGCATGAAGCTCGGCCTCTGGTCGCGCCACACGGCTGAACCGTCGGTGAGGGGTGAGTGCGGCGGCACGGAAATCTGCTTCAGGCATGACGCTGCCGCCGACGTGGACAGGATCTATGCCGACTGGTCCGCCCGCGGCCTGCGCGTACTGCAGACGCCGGTCGAGATGGATTTCGGCTACACGTTCGTCGTGACCGATCCCGATGGGCATAGGCTCCGCGTCTATTCCATGAGCGCTGACTGA
- a CDS encoding EVE domain-containing protein, with protein MGDEQKCWIAVACAAHVRGGLAGGFMQVCHGKGGPLRRVRPGDRIAYYSPTETLDGGAPLKAFTAIGTVEEGSAYQADTGNGFLPFRRDVRWSVAHPAPIQPLLNELAFTAGKRNWGYQLRFGLIEVDAEDLEIIAGAMDASDA; from the coding sequence ATGGGCGACGAGCAGAAGTGCTGGATCGCCGTCGCCTGCGCCGCCCATGTGCGGGGCGGGTTGGCCGGCGGTTTCATGCAGGTGTGCCACGGCAAGGGCGGGCCTTTGCGGCGTGTCCGGCCGGGTGACCGAATAGCCTACTATTCACCGACCGAAACGCTGGATGGAGGCGCGCCGTTGAAGGCTTTCACCGCCATCGGAACTGTCGAGGAAGGGAGCGCCTACCAGGCGGATACGGGAAACGGCTTTCTCCCGTTCCGCCGCGATGTCAGGTGGTCGGTAGCGCATCCCGCGCCGATCCAGCCATTGCTGAATGAACTCGCATTCACGGCCGGCAAGCGCAACTGGGGTTACCAGCTGCGCTTCGGGCTGATCGAGGTCGATGCCGAGGATCTGGAGATCATCGCAGGGGCGATGGATGCAAGCGACGCCTAA
- a CDS encoding prephenate dehydratase — protein sequence MNALTNRIAFQGDFGANSDMACRDMFPTMEPLPCPTFEDAFQALENGDADLAMIPIENTIAGRVADIHHLLPESRLHIIGEYFMPIRFQLMVLPGVTREEIRTIHSHIHALGQCRKIIRSNGWKAVVAGDTAGSAKMVAEKGDRTMAALAPRLAADLYGLEILAENVEDRDDNVTRFVVLSRDEKWVQRNNPDEVLVTTFVFNVRNIPAALYKAMGGFATNGINMTKLESYQLGGKFVATQFYADIEGHPDDAPVRRALEELRFFSEKVRVLGTYKGHPMRGTL from the coding sequence ATGAACGCACTCACAAATCGCATCGCCTTCCAGGGCGATTTCGGCGCCAATTCCGACATGGCCTGCCGCGACATGTTCCCGACCATGGAACCGCTTCCATGCCCGACTTTCGAGGACGCCTTCCAGGCGCTCGAAAACGGCGATGCGGACCTGGCGATGATCCCGATCGAGAACACCATCGCCGGACGCGTCGCCGATATCCATCACCTGCTGCCGGAATCGCGGCTGCATATCATCGGCGAATATTTCATGCCGATCCGCTTCCAGCTGATGGTGCTGCCCGGCGTGACACGCGAGGAAATCCGCACCATCCACAGCCATATCCATGCGCTCGGCCAGTGCCGCAAGATCATCCGCTCGAACGGCTGGAAGGCCGTCGTCGCCGGCGACACGGCGGGTTCCGCCAAGATGGTGGCCGAAAAGGGCGACCGGACCATGGCGGCACTCGCGCCGCGGCTTGCGGCCGATCTCTATGGTCTCGAGATCCTGGCGGAGAATGTCGAGGACCGGGACGACAACGTCACCCGCTTCGTCGTGCTCTCCCGCGACGAAAAATGGGTGCAGCGGAACAATCCCGACGAGGTGCTGGTGACCACCTTCGTGTTCAACGTCCGCAACATTCCTGCCGCGCTCTACAAGGCGATGGGCGGCTTTGCGACCAACGGCATCAACATGACGAAGCTCGAGAGCTACCAGCTCGGCGGCAAGTTCGTGGCGACCCAGTTTTATGCGGATATCGAGGGCCATCCGGACGATGCCCCCGTGCGCCGGGCTCTGGAAGAACTGCGGTTCTTCTCCGAGAAGGTGCGGGTTCTCGGCACGTATAAGGGCCACCCGATGCGGGGGACGCTTTAG
- a CDS encoding 3-deoxy-manno-octulosonate cytidylyltransferase — MKNSAFDRTLVLIPARMASTRLPGKPLADIAGLPMIVQVAKRAEEAQVGRIIVAVDHQDVYDAVAAAGFDVVMTRQDHQSGSDRIFEAVQKADPEARMDFVINVQGDLPTIEPEAVRASLRPLDNPSTDIATLTVEITDEHEKTNPNVVKIVGSPISATRLKALYFTRATAPYGNGPLYHHIGLYAYRRAALEKFVSLGPSVLEKRESLEQLRALEAGMRIDAEIVDSVPLGVDTPADLEKARAVLFARASS; from the coding sequence ATGAAGAATTCGGCTTTTGACCGGACGCTGGTGTTGATCCCGGCGCGAATGGCATCGACCCGCCTGCCGGGGAAACCTCTGGCTGATATTGCCGGCCTGCCGATGATCGTGCAGGTAGCAAAACGGGCTGAGGAAGCGCAGGTCGGGCGAATCATCGTCGCCGTCGACCACCAGGACGTCTACGACGCCGTGGCCGCCGCGGGCTTCGACGTGGTGATGACCCGGCAGGACCATCAAAGCGGTTCGGACCGGATTTTCGAGGCCGTACAGAAGGCCGATCCGGAAGCGAGAATGGACTTCGTGATCAACGTTCAGGGCGACCTGCCGACGATCGAGCCGGAAGCGGTGCGCGCCTCGCTTCGCCCGCTCGACAATCCCTCGACCGACATCGCCACCCTCACGGTCGAGATCACCGACGAACACGAAAAGACCAATCCGAACGTGGTGAAAATCGTCGGCTCGCCGATTTCCGCCACCCGGCTGAAGGCGCTCTATTTTACCCGCGCCACCGCGCCCTACGGCAACGGGCCGCTCTACCACCATATCGGGCTCTACGCCTATCGCCGCGCTGCGCTGGAAAAGTTCGTGTCGCTCGGGCCGTCCGTGCTCGAAAAGCGCGAATCGCTCGAACAGCTGAGGGCGCTCGAAGCCGGCATGCGCATCGATGCCGAGATCGTTGACTCGGTTCCATTAGGCGTCGATACTCCCGCCGACCTTGAAAAGGCCCGTGCGGTCCTGTTTGCCCGTGCCTCCTCGTAA
- a CDS encoding c-type cytochrome yields MNPNVNMAAGALLATVFVLMSVSIASEGIFHSEVPEKAGFAIVAAEEPAAGEAAAPAAAAVPIAQLLTKADAKAGEAAFKKCQSCHSGEKGGPNKVGPDLWSIVDRPVAGHEGFSYSAGMKEFSKGGAEHWTFDNLNHFLTAPKAFVKGTAMGFAGLKNDAERANLIAYLRTLADSPVPLPDPNAAAPAPATN; encoded by the coding sequence ATGAACCCCAATGTCAACATGGCGGCAGGCGCCCTGCTTGCTACTGTTTTCGTCTTGATGTCGGTGTCCATTGCCTCGGAAGGCATTTTCCACTCGGAGGTACCCGAGAAGGCAGGTTTTGCCATCGTCGCCGCCGAAGAGCCCGCAGCCGGTGAAGCCGCGGCACCCGCTGCCGCCGCCGTTCCGATCGCGCAGCTGCTGACGAAGGCCGACGCCAAGGCCGGGGAAGCCGCATTCAAGAAGTGTCAGAGCTGTCATTCCGGGGAGAAGGGCGGACCGAACAAGGTCGGCCCCGATCTCTGGAGCATTGTCGACCGTCCGGTCGCCGGGCATGAAGGCTTTTCCTATTCGGCCGGCATGAAGGAGTTTTCCAAGGGCGGTGCCGAGCACTGGACCTTCGACAACCTCAACCATTTCCTCACCGCTCCGAAGGCTTTCGTGAAGGGCACGGCGATGGGTTTCGCCGGTCTGAAGAACGATGCCGAGCGCGCCAACCTGATTGCCTACCTGCGCACGCTGGCTGATTCGCCGGTTCCGCTTCCGGACCCGAATGCAGCCGCTCCGGCGCCCGCCACCAACTGA
- a CDS encoding AEC family transporter, translating to MSSVFLNVVPLFILILIGWMTAKTGILKEETGDALGEFVFKIAVPMLIFRTLADAHFEGASPFRLWTVYFLGVAMTWGIGHILTTRVFGRDAKIGVIAGMSGSFANNVFIGLPLVAHVVGKDGLVAISILLAIHLPLMMVAGTILMEGAAAKVDGGEKRGIAAVLGQVGSNLARNPLVIALIVGVAFNFLGLHLPSAIAIVVDQISAAASPVALISIGMALTRYPIRGDIGLSGAAAVLKLLVLPALVFLMSTLFALPKDWTAALVLTASVPTGINAWLIAQRFRSGHSLAASVISMTTAFGVFTVGFWAWLLG from the coding sequence TTGTCCTCCGTCTTCCTGAATGTCGTGCCCCTCTTCATCCTGATCCTGATCGGCTGGATGACGGCGAAAACCGGGATATTGAAGGAGGAGACCGGCGACGCGCTCGGCGAATTCGTGTTCAAGATCGCGGTGCCTATGCTGATCTTCCGGACGCTGGCGGATGCGCATTTCGAAGGAGCCTCGCCGTTCCGGCTGTGGACCGTCTATTTCCTCGGGGTCGCCATGACCTGGGGGATCGGTCACATCCTCACCACCCGCGTTTTTGGCCGGGATGCGAAGATCGGCGTGATCGCCGGCATGTCCGGCTCCTTCGCCAACAACGTCTTCATCGGACTGCCGCTGGTCGCCCATGTCGTCGGCAAGGATGGGCTGGTGGCGATCTCCATCCTGCTCGCGATCCACCTGCCGCTGATGATGGTAGCCGGCACGATCCTGATGGAGGGCGCGGCCGCCAAGGTCGACGGCGGCGAAAAGCGCGGCATCGCAGCGGTCCTCGGGCAGGTGGGCTCCAACCTTGCCCGCAACCCCCTGGTGATCGCGCTAATCGTCGGCGTCGCCTTCAATTTCCTCGGCCTGCATCTCCCGTCGGCGATCGCCATCGTCGTCGATCAGATTTCCGCCGCGGCAAGCCCGGTCGCGCTGATATCGATCGGCATGGCGCTGACCAGATATCCGATCCGGGGCGATATCGGTCTTTCGGGGGCTGCTGCTGTGCTGAAGCTGCTGGTGCTGCCGGCGCTCGTCTTCCTGATGAGCACTCTGTTTGCCCTGCCGAAGGACTGGACCGCGGCGCTGGTGCTGACCGCCTCGGTGCCGACCGGCATCAATGCCTGGCTGATCGCCCAGCGCTTCCGCTCCGGCCATAGCCTTGCGGCCTCGGTGATCAGCATGACCACCGCATTCGGCGTCTTCACCGTCGGCTTCTGGGCATGGCTGCTCGGCTGA
- a CDS encoding adenosine kinase, which yields MPKFDVLTIGNAIVDILARCDDDFLSDNAITKGAMNLIDAERAELLYSKMGPAVEASGGSAGNTAAGIAGFGGKAAYFGKVAEDQLGNIFQHDIRAQGVHYQTKPEGTHPPTARSMIFVTPDGERSMNTYLGACVDLGPEHVEEDVVAEAKVTYFEGYLWDPPRAKEAIRESARIAHEHGREVSMTLSDPFCVGRYRAEFLDLMRSGTVDIVFANKQEALSLYETEDFELALKKISEDCKLAAVTLSEEGAIIVRGAERVKIDAYPIRELVDTTGAGDLFAAGFLFGYTQDRSLEDCGKLGCLAAAICIQQIGPRPMASLTEAAKKQGLI from the coding sequence ATGCCCAAGTTCGACGTGCTCACCATCGGCAATGCCATCGTGGATATTCTCGCCCGCTGCGACGACGATTTCCTGAGCGACAATGCGATCACCAAGGGTGCGATGAACCTGATCGATGCCGAGCGCGCCGAACTCCTCTATTCGAAGATGGGCCCGGCGGTGGAAGCGTCCGGCGGTTCGGCCGGAAACACGGCAGCCGGCATTGCCGGTTTCGGCGGCAAGGCCGCCTATTTCGGCAAGGTTGCGGAAGACCAGCTCGGCAACATCTTCCAGCACGACATCCGCGCCCAGGGCGTGCACTATCAGACCAAGCCGGAAGGCACCCACCCGCCGACCGCCCGTTCGATGATCTTCGTGACGCCGGATGGCGAGCGTTCGATGAACACCTATCTCGGCGCCTGCGTCGATCTCGGCCCGGAACATGTTGAAGAGGATGTCGTCGCCGAGGCCAAGGTCACCTATTTCGAAGGTTACCTCTGGGATCCGCCGCGCGCCAAGGAAGCGATCCGCGAATCGGCCCGCATCGCCCATGAGCATGGCCGCGAAGTGTCGATGACGCTGTCCGACCCCTTCTGCGTCGGACGCTACCGTGCCGAATTCCTCGACCTGATGCGTTCCGGCACGGTCGACATCGTGTTCGCCAACAAACAGGAAGCGTTGTCGCTCTACGAGACAGAGGATTTCGAACTGGCGCTGAAGAAGATTTCTGAAGACTGCAAGCTGGCGGCCGTGACGCTCAGCGAGGAAGGCGCGATCATTGTTCGCGGCGCCGAACGCGTGAAGATCGACGCCTATCCGATCAGGGAACTGGTCGATACGACCGGCGCAGGCGACCTCTTCGCGGCCGGTTTCCTGTTCGGTTATACCCAGGATCGCTCGCTCGAGGATTGCGGCAAGCTCGGCTGCCTCGCCGCCGCGATCTGCATCCAGCAGATCGGCCCGCGCCCGATGGCGTCGCTCACTGAAGCTGCGAAGAAGCAAGGCCTCATTTGA
- a CDS encoding SH3 domain-containing protein, translated as MRRAILSSFIALSFGLVASLSAPAPSYAQGAAKGPSGLPLPRFVSLKSRKVNIRIGPSTDYAVSWMYMKSGTPMEIIQEYENWRRVRDAEGTEGWVNQALLSGDRTAVAAPWMRGKGKDIYVNMRRDPQATAAILAKLEPGVVLQIKECNGDWCRAETNGAEGWIAQAEIWGAYPGEAFK; from the coding sequence ATGCGTCGCGCCATTCTTTCCTCCTTCATCGCTCTTTCCTTCGGGCTTGTCGCCTCCCTGTCCGCACCCGCCCCGAGCTATGCTCAGGGCGCCGCCAAGGGTCCGAGCGGCCTGCCGCTGCCGCGTTTCGTCAGCCTCAAGTCGAGGAAGGTCAATATCCGCATCGGCCCGAGCACGGACTATGCGGTTTCCTGGATGTATATGAAGTCCGGCACGCCGATGGAAATCATCCAGGAATACGAAAACTGGCGGCGGGTTCGCGACGCCGAGGGCACCGAGGGCTGGGTGAACCAGGCCCTGCTCTCGGGCGACCGGACTGCGGTGGCCGCCCCGTGGATGCGCGGCAAGGGCAAGGATATCTACGTCAACATGCGCCGCGACCCGCAGGCGACGGCCGCCATCCTCGCCAAGCTGGAGCCGGGCGTCGTGCTGCAGATCAAGGAATGCAACGGCGATTGGTGCCGCGCCGAAACCAACGGCGCCGAGGGCTGGATCGCCCAGGCCGAAATCTGGGGCGCCTATCCCGGCGAGGCCTTCAAGTAA